A window from Kovacikia minuta CCNUW1 encodes these proteins:
- a CDS encoding pentapeptide repeat-containing protein, giving the protein MADQQHLSILEQGIDTWNQWRQENLHVTPDLTGAKLKGLDFGSADLRDAELTGTDLSGNNLIGADLQSADLNAANLTGAQLTGDDLGHAELRGATLIGANLHHVNLADADLQGANLIGVNLSDANLTGANLRSANLCHANLQGANLTNADLTDAIMCDANLIDANLTGVDLQTVKTAGTKFSSPV; this is encoded by the coding sequence ATGGCAGATCAACAACATCTTTCGATTTTGGAACAGGGCATTGATACCTGGAACCAGTGGCGGCAGGAAAATTTGCACGTAACCCCTGATTTAACTGGGGCAAAGCTAAAAGGATTGGATTTCGGCAGTGCCGATCTGCGAGATGCGGAACTCACTGGAACCGATCTCAGCGGCAATAACCTGATTGGCGCGGATCTACAAAGTGCCGATTTGAATGCTGCAAATTTAACCGGGGCGCAGCTAACCGGCGACGATCTTGGCCATGCCGAACTGCGGGGAGCAACCTTAATCGGTGCTAACCTGCATCATGTCAATCTTGCCGATGCCGATCTTCAGGGGGCAAACCTGATTGGGGTTAACTTGAGCGATGCCAATCTGACCGGGGCAAATCTGCGGAGCGCCAATCTCTGCCACGCCAACCTTCAGGGTGCCAATCTAACCAATGCCGACCTTACAGACGCCATCATGTGTGATGCTAATTTAATCGACGCCAACCTGACCGGGGTCGATCTGCAAACCGTCAAAACGGCAGGAACAAAATTTAGCAGCCCAGTCTAA
- a CDS encoding PAS domain S-box protein: MDTQRTSKRVVQLAIALTTFTGAIVLLGWQFDITLIKQGFPDSPATMKANTALCFLLAGLSLAATQAKVHSNNATLTRWLKCLILSFTFLVFLISSLTLSQYLLGWNLGIDQLLVKDATPSATTLSPGRMAELTAINFLLTSIVLGLLYLKTERAIGVAQGLGVLILLITFLPLTGHVFGASPAYEVVLRTQSVANHTLVAFLALSGGILAICPDRGLMQIMTSPFVGGIIARRILPWALPVPLLLNWLTFLGEKHGWYNSAFGYAFRVFVMSGVIAVLVGWTAQSLNQLDHKRTQAKRSLQEANEMLERRVTERTADLQKMNDRLQIELIERERAEQALQESELKFRALFDQSFQFTGLLHPDGTLLELNQPTLDLIEEFGEVAIGRLFWDRAVWGAEGRIRLQAAITQALTGELVRLEMPLYALDGTLLQASDGSLVIHDITIKTAKNAAGQILFLIVEGRDISEQKRVETSFAQLAAIVESSDDAIISKNLDGIVTTWNKGAEKVFGYAAEEMIGQPLTRIVPSDRLNEIPIILQKIQQDESIEHYETVRLRKDGERIDISVTISPIKNAAGKVIGASAIKRDIRDRKQIEKTLRQYERIVAATTDAISLVDRNYQYRTANQAYLTWHQKTCTELIGHPVSAVVGQTLFESLN; encoded by the coding sequence GTGGACACACAACGGACTAGCAAGCGGGTTGTCCAACTGGCGATCGCCCTTACGACCTTCACTGGGGCGATCGTTCTGTTGGGCTGGCAATTCGACATCACCCTGATCAAACAGGGTTTCCCCGATAGTCCTGCCACAATGAAAGCAAATACTGCGTTGTGTTTTTTGTTGGCAGGTCTTTCATTAGCGGCAACACAGGCAAAAGTACACAGTAACAACGCAACCCTGACCAGGTGGCTGAAATGCTTAATTCTTAGTTTTACTTTTTTGGTTTTTCTAATCAGTTCGCTCACGCTTAGCCAGTATCTGTTGGGCTGGAATCTGGGAATTGACCAACTCCTGGTTAAGGATGCTACTCCCTCGGCAACAACGCTTTCTCCGGGGCGAATGGCGGAATTAACAGCGATCAATTTTTTACTGACAAGTATTGTCCTGGGGCTGCTCTATCTAAAAACTGAGCGGGCAATTGGGGTAGCCCAGGGTTTGGGTGTGCTGATTCTCCTAATTACCTTTTTGCCCTTAACGGGACATGTTTTTGGGGCAAGTCCTGCCTATGAAGTTGTTCTGCGAACGCAGAGTGTGGCAAACCATACATTGGTCGCATTTTTGGCGCTGAGTGGGGGAATTCTGGCTATCTGCCCCGATCGCGGACTGATGCAAATCATGACCAGTCCCTTCGTTGGCGGCATCATAGCACGCCGGATATTACCGTGGGCACTGCCTGTTCCACTGCTGCTGAACTGGCTCACCTTTCTGGGAGAAAAGCACGGTTGGTATAACTCCGCCTTCGGTTATGCCTTTCGGGTCTTTGTCATGAGTGGGGTGATTGCCGTTTTAGTTGGGTGGACGGCACAATCACTGAACCAGTTAGACCACAAGCGCACCCAGGCAAAACGATCGCTCCAGGAAGCGAATGAAATGCTGGAAAGGCGCGTCACAGAACGAACGGCTGATTTACAAAAAATGAACGATCGCCTGCAAATCGAGTTGATTGAACGGGAGCGGGCAGAACAGGCGTTGCAGGAGAGCGAGCTGAAATTCCGGGCATTGTTTGATCAAAGTTTCCAATTTACTGGGCTGCTGCATCCCGATGGGACGTTGTTGGAACTGAACCAACCCACACTCGATCTCATCGAAGAATTCGGTGAGGTGGCGATCGGTCGGCTGTTCTGGGATCGGGCGGTTTGGGGAGCGGAGGGGCGGATCAGGCTGCAAGCAGCAATTACCCAAGCATTGACAGGCGAACTGGTTCGGCTTGAAATGCCTTTATACGCCCTGGATGGTACCTTGCTACAAGCAAGTGATGGCAGTTTAGTTATCCATGACATCACCATCAAAACTGCCAAAAATGCAGCGGGTCAGATTCTGTTTCTGATCGTTGAAGGGCGGGATATTAGTGAACAAAAACGGGTAGAAACCTCCTTTGCTCAGTTGGCGGCGATCGTTGAGTCCTCAGACGACGCCATTATCAGCAAAAATTTGGATGGCATCGTCACAACCTGGAATAAAGGTGCCGAGAAGGTTTTTGGTTATGCCGCTGAAGAGATGATTGGTCAACCGCTGACACGCATCGTCCCCTCCGACCGTCTCAATGAGATCCCGATCATTCTGCAAAAAATTCAGCAAGACGAGAGCATCGAGCATTACGAGACGGTGCGACTGCGAAAAGACGGTGAGCGGATAGATATTTCGGTCACGATTTCTCCCATTAAAAACGCTGCGGGTAAGGTGATTGGTGCTTCTGCGATTAAACGGGACATCCGCGATCGCAAACAGATTGAAAAAACCCTGCGCCAGTACGAACGCATTGTTGCCGCCACCACCGATGCGATCAGCCTGGTTGATCGAAACTATCAATACCGCACTGCAAATCAGGCATACCTGACCTGGCACCAAAAAACCTGCACTGAACTGATTGGGCATCCCGTGAGTGCTGTGGTTGGGCAAACCCTATTTGAAAGCCTCAATTAA
- a CDS encoding histidine kinase dimerization/phosphoacceptor domain -containing protein, with translation MIAQNMAEGICLVGATDGTIVYANPKFEQMFGYNPGELVGRNVSVVNYQDEQIDPHEVARLLMQEILTRGEATYEILNVNKDGTPFWCRATTSLFGHPEYGNVLVGVHQDITERKQVEEKIQASLTEKEVLLKEIHHRVKNNLGIVSGLLQMQLRRTQDTQAAAILRDSQNRIASIALVHEKLYRSEDLANVDFAQYIADLTAYLFGSYNIRANQIRLYTQITEVGLDIERAVPFGLIINELISNALKHAFPGDRPGEIEVRLVQDTPDTLTLLVRDNGVGLPPDFDIQHTKTLGMSLIQGLAKQLRGAITIHSHLGTEFKISFRR, from the coding sequence GTGATTGCCCAAAACATGGCAGAAGGGATCTGTCTGGTAGGAGCCACGGATGGCACGATCGTCTACGCCAACCCCAAATTTGAGCAAATGTTTGGTTACAACCCCGGCGAACTGGTGGGTCGGAATGTATCTGTAGTGAACTACCAGGATGAACAGATTGACCCGCATGAGGTTGCCCGACTTCTGATGCAGGAAATATTGACCCGGGGGGAAGCCACCTACGAAATTCTTAACGTTAATAAAGATGGTACGCCCTTCTGGTGTCGAGCAACCACGAGTTTGTTTGGGCACCCTGAATACGGCAACGTTTTAGTCGGAGTTCATCAGGACATCACGGAACGCAAGCAAGTTGAGGAGAAAATTCAAGCTTCTTTGACCGAAAAAGAGGTGTTGCTCAAGGAAATTCACCACCGCGTCAAAAATAACCTGGGTATTGTCAGTGGATTGCTGCAAATGCAACTCCGGCGAACACAAGATACTCAAGCAGCGGCAATTTTGCGCGACAGCCAAAACCGCATTGCTTCCATTGCCCTGGTACATGAAAAACTCTATCGCTCAGAGGATCTGGCAAATGTTGACTTCGCCCAGTACATTGCTGATCTTACTGCCTATCTGTTTGGGTCTTACAACATCCGTGCTAACCAAATTCGGCTCTATACTCAGATCACTGAAGTTGGGTTGGATATTGAGAGGGCTGTTCCGTTTGGTTTAATCATCAATGAACTGATTTCCAATGCGCTGAAGCACGCTTTCCCAGGCGATCGCCCCGGTGAAATTGAAGTCAGGCTCGTCCAGGATACCCCCGATACTCTCACGCTTCTGGTTCGAGATAATGGCGTCGGTTTGCCCCCCGACTTTGATATTCAACACACCAAGACGCTTGGGATGTCTTTAATTCAAGGTCTTGCCAAACAACTTCGGGGAGCGATCACAATCCATTCCCACCTGGGAACAGAATTCAAGATTTCTTTCAGGAGATAA
- a CDS encoding PAS domain-containing protein, which produces MKASIKPRLDQCLTGQTVQYELWVNYPTVGPQFVSATYAPYVETDGTISGVVVSLRNITQLKQAETALQQSEERLQLAFEASGDGLWDWHISTGTVYYSPQYFQMLGYAADELPQELSTWEQLVHPEDMVWVREILAAHLKDNSSYSFDYRLKTQSGEWKWVADYGRVVAWDDQGNPLRMIGTHRDIHKRKQAEKELALQRRDCPKHGRRDLSGRSHGWHDRLRQPQI; this is translated from the coding sequence TTGAAAGCCTCAATTAAACCTCGACTTGATCAATGCTTGACCGGACAAACGGTTCAATACGAACTGTGGGTCAATTACCCAACAGTGGGTCCCCAATTCGTCAGTGCCACCTATGCTCCCTATGTGGAAACCGATGGCACCATTTCTGGGGTGGTGGTGAGTCTGCGCAATATTACTCAACTTAAACAGGCGGAAACTGCTCTCCAGCAAAGCGAAGAACGCCTGCAACTGGCATTTGAAGCCTCCGGTGATGGCTTATGGGACTGGCACATTTCGACTGGAACCGTCTACTACAGCCCGCAATATTTTCAAATGTTGGGCTATGCCGCCGATGAATTACCCCAGGAGTTAAGCACCTGGGAACAATTAGTACACCCAGAGGATATGGTTTGGGTCAGGGAAATTCTGGCAGCCCACCTGAAGGACAATTCCTCCTATTCGTTTGATTATCGTTTGAAAACCCAATCAGGGGAATGGAAGTGGGTCGCAGACTATGGCAGGGTGGTGGCATGGGATGACCAGGGCAACCCACTGCGGATGATTGGCACCCATCGGGATATTCACAAACGCAAACAGGCTGAAAAGGAACTGGCCCTGCAACGCCGTGATTGCCCAAAACATGGCAGAAGGGATCTGTCTGGTAGGAGCCACGGATGGCACGATCGTCTACGCCAACCCCAAATTTGA
- a CDS encoding hybrid sensor histidine kinase/response regulator produces MERSITMIGSPLDPNPASMPRILVVEDEYVLAMSLQESLESLGYAVPDILDSAEAAIEKALELRPDLVLMDIRLRGEADGIQAAEYIWNELQIPVIYLTGHSDRSTVERATQTLPFGYLLKPIKDQELYVAIKTALSRCEREQFLSTVLRGMGDGVLVVDPQLRVKYLNRVAETLTGWLLDEARDRHLTEVFNLVDERTQLPAENPLSTALQQGSTIYINDRFLLIRKDGDVVPVTDSATPLRDTRGRMTGAVLVFRDDTRRRLLEERNFAVERANQQAVQIAELERLNQVKDDFLATTSHELRTPLSNIKLAIHLLEEVLNREGLLDSEAPLAGQNVGRYVKILRDQCDKELGLINDLLDMRAIDADAYPLEYTPIQLQDWLPHLAERFYERATTHQQTLQVNTSSDLPPVVSDLQSLTRIVSELLNNACKYTPPGGAIVLSARVVEEKRDGEGGGDREGGEDGGGIQNSIQTSNFKLQTSPPTLLITVSNSGVEIPPAEQARIFDPFYRIPKSDPWKHGGTGLGLALIKKLAEHLGASLSVSSGRGSTTFALGFPLDSLGKGSFEC; encoded by the coding sequence ATGGAGCGCTCTATTACCATGATCGGTTCGCCCTTAGACCCCAATCCTGCAAGCATGCCGCGCATTCTCGTGGTTGAAGACGAGTATGTGCTGGCAATGAGTTTACAAGAAAGTCTGGAGTCTCTCGGATACGCCGTGCCAGACATCCTAGACTCCGCCGAAGCGGCGATCGAGAAAGCGCTGGAATTGCGCCCCGATCTCGTACTGATGGACATCCGGCTACGGGGTGAAGCCGATGGTATTCAAGCAGCCGAATATATTTGGAATGAGTTACAAATTCCCGTCATTTATCTTACGGGACATTCGGATCGGAGTACGGTAGAGCGAGCAACCCAAACCTTACCCTTTGGCTACCTGCTGAAACCCATCAAAGATCAGGAACTGTATGTTGCAATTAAAACTGCGCTCAGCCGCTGTGAACGGGAGCAGTTTTTGAGTACGGTGCTGCGGGGGATGGGAGACGGAGTGCTGGTCGTTGATCCCCAATTGCGCGTCAAATACCTCAACCGGGTTGCCGAAACCCTCACAGGCTGGCTTCTGGACGAAGCCAGAGATCGCCACTTAACCGAGGTATTTAACCTAGTCGATGAGCGAACCCAGCTTCCAGCAGAAAACCCGCTTAGCACAGCACTACAGCAAGGAAGCACAATTTATATCAACGATCGCTTCCTGCTCATTCGCAAAGACGGAGACGTCGTGCCGGTTACAGACAGCGCTACTCCCCTGAGAGATACCCGTGGCAGGATGACCGGAGCCGTCCTGGTGTTTCGAGATGACACCCGACGACGGCTGCTTGAAGAACGAAATTTTGCCGTGGAGCGCGCCAATCAGCAGGCAGTTCAAATTGCTGAATTGGAACGTTTGAATCAAGTTAAGGACGATTTTCTGGCAACCACCTCGCACGAGTTGCGTACCCCCTTGTCCAATATCAAATTGGCAATTCATCTGTTAGAAGAGGTCTTGAATCGCGAGGGACTCCTCGACTCAGAAGCCCCTTTGGCAGGGCAAAATGTGGGGCGCTACGTCAAAATTCTGCGGGATCAGTGCGATAAGGAACTGGGTTTAATCAATGATTTGCTGGACATGCGGGCGATCGATGCCGATGCCTATCCCCTGGAATATACCCCCATCCAACTTCAGGATTGGCTCCCCCACCTTGCCGAACGCTTTTACGAACGCGCGACCACCCATCAACAGACCTTACAGGTGAATACCTCCTCTGACCTTCCACCCGTCGTTTCAGATCTGCAAAGCCTCACCCGAATTGTCTCAGAACTGCTGAACAATGCCTGTAAGTATACGCCTCCTGGTGGGGCGATCGTTCTCTCTGCAAGGGTTGTGGAAGAGAAAAGAGATGGGGAAGGTGGGGGAGATAGAGAAGGTGGAGAAGATGGGGGGGGCATCCAGAATTCAATTCAAACTTCAAACTTCAAACTTCAAACTTCTCCCCCCACGCTCCTCATCACCGTCAGCAATTCCGGCGTCGAAATTCCCCCCGCAGAACAGGCTCGAATTTTTGATCCGTTCTACCGTATTCCCAAAAGCGATCCCTGGAAGCATGGTGGCACAGGTCTGGGTTTAGCGTTGATTAAAAAACTGGCTGAACACCTGGGAGCCAGCCTTTCAGTGTCCAGCGGCAGGGGAAGTACAACGTTTGCGCTGGGGTTTCCGCTGGATTCCCTGGGGAAAGGGAGTTTTGAGTGTTAA
- a CDS encoding ABC transporter substrate-binding protein — protein sequence MLKTFSHLLTLLLLAISLLLSGCQPSQSHAEGVIHLTLWQGVNPPPNRDVLQKLVERFNREHPTIQVESLYVGQGDQQMPKILAAIVGNAVPDMLWYAPMLTGQLVELEAIRPLDDWWQTLPIREQVDPVLLESMQLEGHIWSIPFGTNNVGIFYRPSLFKAAGITKPPTTWDELRQIARQLTRDTNGDGRPDQYGMLLPLGKGEWSVFTWLPFMWSGGGELVAEGGGRRAEGGSQVSSSIPHPPSLIPHLTNSGAIAALELWRNLIQDGSAILSGPERGYELDGFLAGKVAMQLTGPWTLGQLQGMGVDFAVMPIPVGVKQATAAGGENLFVLKTTPEREKAALVFAEYVLSESFQTQWAIGTGYLPVNLKSRQSAEYQEFKAKQPAVDVFLEQAKYGRARPIFPGYNRISENLGRAIEATLMNQSSPLDALETSQKRLDLIFNPQ from the coding sequence ATGCTCAAAACCTTCAGCCATCTCCTGACGCTGTTATTGCTGGCAATCAGTTTACTTCTATCAGGATGCCAGCCATCTCAATCCCATGCAGAAGGGGTGATCCATTTGACCCTGTGGCAGGGGGTGAACCCGCCGCCCAATCGGGATGTGTTGCAAAAGCTGGTGGAGCGGTTTAACCGAGAGCATCCCACAATCCAGGTGGAATCCCTCTACGTCGGACAGGGGGACCAACAGATGCCCAAAATTCTGGCGGCGATCGTCGGCAATGCGGTTCCCGATATGCTCTGGTATGCCCCCATGCTAACGGGGCAGTTAGTCGAACTGGAGGCGATTCGACCGCTGGATGACTGGTGGCAAACGTTACCCATTCGGGAGCAGGTTGACCCGGTACTCCTGGAAAGCATGCAACTGGAAGGACACATCTGGTCAATTCCGTTTGGAACCAATAACGTCGGCATCTTTTACCGTCCCAGTCTGTTTAAAGCCGCAGGAATTACAAAACCACCCACAACCTGGGATGAACTGCGTCAGATTGCCCGCCAACTGACGCGCGATACCAACGGAGATGGACGCCCCGACCAATATGGAATGCTGCTCCCCCTGGGTAAAGGCGAGTGGAGCGTATTTACCTGGCTGCCATTTATGTGGAGCGGGGGAGGAGAGTTGGTAGCGGAGGGCGGAGGGCGGAGGGCGGAGGGCGGAAGTCAAGTTTCATCTTCCATCCCCCATCCCCCATCCCTCATCCCTCATTTAACCAATTCGGGGGCGATCGCAGCCCTCGAACTCTGGCGCAATCTCATCCAGGATGGATCAGCAATTTTGTCCGGTCCAGAACGGGGCTATGAATTGGATGGGTTTCTGGCGGGTAAGGTGGCGATGCAACTGACTGGCCCGTGGACATTGGGGCAATTGCAGGGAATGGGGGTTGATTTTGCGGTAATGCCCATTCCGGTTGGGGTGAAGCAGGCGACGGCAGCCGGGGGCGAAAATCTGTTTGTGTTAAAAACGACGCCAGAACGGGAAAAAGCCGCTCTGGTGTTCGCCGAGTATGTTTTGAGTGAGTCATTCCAGACCCAGTGGGCAATTGGGACGGGCTATTTACCTGTGAATCTGAAGTCCCGCCAAAGTGCGGAATACCAGGAATTTAAGGCAAAGCAGCCTGCGGTGGATGTGTTTTTGGAGCAGGCAAAATATGGTCGAGCGCGTCCCATTTTCCCTGGATACAACCGAATTTCCGAAAACCTGGGGCGGGCGATCGAAGCAACCCTGATGAATCAAAGTTCCCCCTTGGATGCCCTGGAAACTTCCCAAAAAAGGCTAGATCTGATTTTTAACCCACAGTGA
- a CDS encoding LytR C-terminal domain-containing protein, with protein sequence MGAALARVETATPRSLKISIQDSTRRTGAAQALINTLRKVGYSNTTVDLPYTEPLQTTRIVAQQGDEAGAEAIRRSLGFGEVRIESTGDLTSDVTIQLGQDGVQKLQPGKAVN encoded by the coding sequence TTGGGCGCGGCTCTGGCACGAGTCGAGACAGCAACTCCCCGTTCCCTCAAAATTTCGATTCAAGATAGTACCCGCCGTACTGGTGCAGCCCAGGCACTGATCAACACCTTGAGGAAGGTTGGCTACTCCAACACCACGGTAGATTTGCCCTACACCGAACCCCTGCAAACTACCCGCATTGTTGCCCAGCAGGGCGACGAGGCAGGCGCTGAAGCCATTCGCCGCTCCCTTGGCTTTGGCGAAGTCCGCATTGAAAGCACAGGCGACCTTACTTCTGATGTCACCATTCAACTGGGTCAGGATGGGGTGCAAAAACTCCAGCCCGGTAAGGCAGTGAATTAA
- a CDS encoding LCP family protein — protein sequence MKDPNQPSIQPTPIHSVLKKLPSQKRFRWLWFLFGLVGVAMVSATAGALFAVTLSSTPLMQRKLSPAEAAVFSKGDRISSSASLQLPELTRPVNVLVLGVKVLTTDVSDPPANANKLGYHALVNSFDGLTDTMLLLRFNPVDKKLVVLSIPRDTRVQIPGFRVAKINEANVDGGPALVARTSSELLGGVGIDRYVTINVQGVQALVEALGGVSVYVPKDMKYQDDSQHLYINLKAGRQHLKGDQVLQLLRFRYDEYGDIGRIQRQQMVMRAMMEQSLNPATVTRLPKILSVIQTHIDTNLSVEELVALVGYATQIDRSNVQMLVVPGDFSEPGQYDASYWLPNQGKIETMMAQYFGRGSGTSRDSNSPFPQNFDSR from the coding sequence GTGAAAGATCCGAATCAACCTTCTATTCAACCAACGCCAATTCATTCCGTACTCAAGAAACTGCCAAGCCAGAAAAGGTTTCGCTGGCTCTGGTTTTTGTTTGGGCTGGTTGGTGTGGCAATGGTTTCGGCAACGGCAGGGGCACTGTTTGCCGTTACGCTGTCAAGTACGCCGCTGATGCAACGAAAACTCAGCCCTGCGGAGGCAGCGGTTTTTTCGAAGGGCGATCGCATTTCTTCCAGTGCCAGTCTACAATTGCCAGAACTGACCCGTCCTGTAAATGTCTTGGTTCTGGGTGTCAAAGTTCTCACTACGGATGTTTCTGACCCACCCGCCAACGCAAATAAATTGGGCTATCACGCATTGGTTAACTCCTTCGACGGGTTAACGGATACGATGCTGTTACTCCGGTTTAATCCCGTAGACAAAAAGTTGGTTGTCCTCTCAATCCCCAGGGATACCCGGGTGCAAATTCCGGGCTTCCGGGTTGCCAAAATCAATGAAGCCAATGTGGATGGTGGACCCGCATTAGTTGCCAGAACCAGCAGTGAACTATTGGGTGGTGTGGGTATCGATCGCTACGTCACCATTAATGTGCAAGGGGTGCAGGCGTTGGTGGAAGCACTGGGTGGCGTGAGTGTTTACGTCCCCAAAGATATGAAATACCAGGACGATAGCCAGCATTTGTATATTAATTTAAAGGCGGGCAGGCAACATTTGAAGGGGGATCAAGTGCTGCAATTGTTGCGCTTCCGTTACGACGAGTATGGGGACATTGGGCGCATTCAGCGGCAGCAGATGGTGATGCGGGCAATGATGGAACAATCCCTCAATCCGGCAACGGTGACACGCCTACCCAAGATTTTGTCGGTCATCCAGACCCACATTGATACCAATTTGAGCGTCGAAGAACTGGTGGCGCTGGTTGGGTATGCCACCCAGATCGATCGCTCCAATGTGCAAATGCTGGTTGTCCCCGGAGATTTTAGTGAGCCAGGTCAGTATGATGCCAGCTATTGGCTACCAAACCAGGGCAAGATTGAAACCATGATGGCCCAATATTTTGGGCGCGGCTCTGGCACGAGTCGAGACAGCAACTCCCCGTTCCCTCAAAATTTCGATTCAAGATAG